In the Deinococcus arcticus genome, one interval contains:
- a CDS encoding cytochrome P450, producing the protein MPTLAGPPPLPVLGNLLDFGRDPLGFLDRVTQQYGCGVKIRIESARDTYIVTDPAQVEEVLVNTGRTFQKGYQRHPLMRLVLGNGLVTSEGEFWLRQRRLAQPAFHRARIASYGETMVRFADRQLQGWQDGQDLNLSEAMMHLTMEIITQTVFDVDLHGDPRAQNVSRAVNTVLDEYSHQMTSAVRALMERLPIHLPVPGEGRLRKAVQELDTLILALVAERRAEGRDHGDLLSMFLDARDEDGSGMTDAQLRDELVTLFLAGHETTANALTWSFFLLSQHPEVEAKLHAEVRGVLGNRLPTVQDLPRLPYTGQIVKEVLRLYPPVWWLSREPQADWRCDDVLVPAGAEVGISPWVMHRDAGFYPEPLAFQPERWTPEFEAQLPRYAYFPFGGGPRLCIGNNFALMEAALVMATIAQRFHVEVSEPQQVMADPSLTLRPKGGLRVRLHERKERS; encoded by the coding sequence ATGCCCACACTTGCCGGTCCTCCGCCCTTGCCTGTGCTCGGCAACCTCCTCGACTTCGGCCGTGATCCCCTGGGTTTCCTCGACCGCGTCACTCAGCAGTACGGCTGCGGCGTGAAAATCCGTATCGAGTCGGCACGTGACACCTATATCGTCACCGATCCGGCCCAGGTCGAGGAGGTACTGGTGAACACGGGTCGCACCTTCCAAAAGGGGTACCAGCGCCACCCCCTCATGCGCCTGGTCCTGGGGAATGGGCTGGTGACAAGTGAAGGGGAGTTCTGGTTGCGTCAGCGCCGGCTGGCCCAGCCGGCTTTTCACCGTGCCCGCATCGCGTCGTACGGCGAGACCATGGTGCGCTTCGCCGACCGTCAGTTGCAGGGCTGGCAGGACGGACAGGATCTGAACCTGAGTGAGGCGATGATGCACCTCACCATGGAGATCATCACGCAGACGGTGTTTGATGTCGATCTGCATGGTGATCCGCGCGCGCAGAACGTCAGCCGAGCGGTGAACACGGTGCTCGACGAATACTCCCATCAGATGACGAGTGCCGTACGGGCCCTCATGGAGCGCTTGCCCATTCACCTGCCTGTGCCGGGTGAGGGGCGCCTGCGCAAGGCTGTGCAGGAACTCGACACACTCATCCTCGCGCTGGTGGCCGAGCGGCGCGCTGAAGGTCGCGATCACGGTGATCTGCTCTCGATGTTCCTGGACGCCCGCGACGAGGATGGCTCCGGGATGACCGACGCGCAACTGCGCGACGAACTGGTCACGCTGTTCCTGGCGGGCCATGAAACCACAGCCAATGCGCTCACCTGGAGCTTCTTTCTCCTGAGTCAGCACCCTGAGGTGGAAGCGAAGTTGCACGCGGAAGTGCGCGGCGTGCTGGGCAACCGACTCCCCACGGTCCAGGACCTGCCGCGCCTCCCCTACACGGGCCAGATCGTCAAAGAAGTGCTGCGGCTTTACCCACCAGTCTGGTGGCTGTCCCGCGAGCCGCAGGCTGACTGGCGCTGCGATGACGTCCTGGTCCCGGCGGGAGCAGAAGTCGGGATCAGCCCGTGGGTCATGCACCGAGATGCGGGGTTCTACCCGGAGCCGCTGGCCTTCCAGCCTGAGCGCTGGACGCCTGAATTCGAGGCGCAGCTCCCCCGGTATGCGTACTTCCCGTTTGGTGGCGGGCCGCGCCTGTGCATTGGGAACAACTTCGCCCTGATGGAAGCGGCGCTGGTGATGGCTACTATCGCCCAGCGCTTTCACGTGGAGGTGTCTGAACCGCAGCAGGTGATGGCGGACCCCTCCCTGACCCTGCGCCCCAAGGGGGGCCTGCGCGTGCGCCTGCACGAGAGAAAGGAGAGGTCATGA
- a CDS encoding undecaprenyl-diphosphate phosphatase, with protein sequence MNNTVNAAVLGLVEGITEFLPVSSTGHLIVAADLLNVRDTGGTFEIVIQLGAVLAVIVYYARDLLGQARALPQRPDVRRLWLGIALAFLPAALLGFLFSDVITRYLFSPITVAISLIVGGAVLWVIEGRTFPAQTTALTQVSPRQALLVGCAQCLALVPGVSRSASSIIGGLLTGLDRPTATAFSFYLSIPTLGLATLYALMKGRDAFGGTQVAPLLVGLGVSFVTALLAIGWLLRYVSRHDFRGFAVYRILAGTAILGWALWR encoded by the coding sequence TTGAACAACACTGTCAATGCTGCTGTCCTGGGTCTCGTCGAGGGCATCACCGAGTTTCTGCCGGTGTCCTCCACCGGCCACCTCATCGTCGCCGCTGATCTCCTGAACGTCCGTGATACAGGCGGCACCTTCGAGATTGTCATTCAGCTGGGGGCTGTGCTCGCCGTGATCGTGTATTACGCCCGGGACCTGCTGGGTCAGGCGAGAGCGTTGCCGCAGCGTCCCGACGTGCGCCGGCTCTGGTTGGGGATTGCCCTGGCTTTTCTCCCTGCGGCCCTGCTGGGCTTTCTGTTCAGTGACGTGATCACGCGGTATCTGTTCTCTCCCATCACAGTGGCCATCTCGCTGATCGTGGGCGGCGCCGTCCTGTGGGTGATAGAGGGCCGGACCTTTCCCGCCCAGACCACCGCCTTGACGCAGGTGAGCCCCCGTCAGGCGCTGCTGGTGGGATGCGCTCAGTGCCTCGCGCTGGTGCCGGGCGTGTCCCGGAGTGCATCGAGCATCATCGGCGGTCTGCTGACTGGACTTGACCGGCCCACGGCGACCGCCTTTTCCTTCTATCTCTCGATTCCGACACTCGGCCTGGCGACTCTGTACGCCCTGATGAAAGGACGGGACGCGTTCGGCGGCACACAAGTGGCTCCGCTGCTGGTGGGACTGGGGGTGTCGTTTGTGACAGCGCTGCTGGCCATCGGCTGGCTGCTGCGCTATGTCTCGCGCCATGACTTCCGGGGCTTTGCGGTGTACCGCATTTTGGCGGGGACCGCCATTCTGGGGTGGGCGCTGTGGCGGTAA
- a CDS encoding heavy metal translocating P-type ATPase: MTASPSTPGTPLRYFVERMDCADCARTVQSALTRLPGVGDPRVNFTTQTLSLTLDETQLPREKLEHTLRSLGYPPVLENAPAAPAAQTLRYFVNNMDCADCANKVQGVVSRLPGAGEPKVSFTTQTLSLTLDETKTSRAQLEQTLRSIGYPPDLQEDAQATPGTPSAPRPARVELPWHQTSKGRNVLLTGALFALAFVLSLVAPSFAFYAYAAATLIGVWPLLLKAVASTRLGEPFTINTLISVAAIGAVAIGEAAEGALVVFLFAIGELLENVAAGRARAGIQALAALAPKTALLLSGTQTQEVPVESLQVGQLVRVQPGGRVPADGTITEGNSNLDDSPVTGESVPVHKSTGDQVYAGSINTDGVLTVRVDRGASDNTIARIIHLVEEAESSKAPTARFLDRFSRWYTPAAMAVAFLFAVIPPLLFGQDWNEWIYKGVALLLIACPCALVLSVPAAVTSGISAGARQGLLIKGGAALETIGSVNTIAFDKTGTLTENKPQVTDVIPLSASEQDVVTLAAAVETGSAHPLAKAILDRAKGQTILTAENARAIPGKAVTATVGGRTLAVGSPRYAQELAPVAPDVLGRIEVLEHQGKTVVVLLDGAAPLGLLAIRDEPRAHAKAAIAKLTALGVRSVMLTGDNARTGHAIAGDLGLDVEAELMPEDKLRRIAELKRSGKVAMVGDGINDAPALAQSDVGIAMGGGTDVALETADAALLRHSVMGVSDLVQLSRAVMTNIRQNVTFALGLKAIFLVTTLLGITGLWPAILSDTGATVLVTANALRLLRFRPS; this comes from the coding sequence ATGACCGCCTCCCCCTCCACCCCAGGCACGCCACTGCGCTACTTCGTGGAGCGCATGGACTGCGCCGACTGCGCCCGCACTGTGCAAAGTGCCCTCACGCGTCTGCCCGGCGTCGGTGACCCCCGTGTCAACTTCACCACCCAGACCCTGAGCCTGACTCTGGACGAAACGCAACTGCCCCGCGAGAAACTGGAGCACACCCTCCGGTCCCTGGGCTACCCACCCGTCCTGGAGAACGCTCCCGCAGCTCCCGCTGCCCAGACGCTTCGTTACTTCGTCAATAACATGGACTGTGCCGACTGCGCCAACAAAGTGCAGGGCGTGGTTAGCCGCCTGCCCGGTGCCGGAGAGCCCAAAGTCAGTTTCACCACGCAGACGCTGAGTCTCACGCTCGACGAGACCAAGACGTCCCGCGCCCAACTCGAACAGACCCTACGCTCCATCGGGTACCCACCAGACCTCCAGGAGGATGCTCAGGCCACCCCTGGCACGCCCTCCGCTCCCCGACCCGCCCGCGTCGAACTCCCCTGGCACCAGACGAGCAAGGGCCGCAATGTCCTGCTCACGGGCGCCCTCTTCGCCCTGGCCTTCGTGCTGAGTCTGGTCGCGCCATCCTTTGCTTTCTACGCGTACGCGGCCGCCACCCTGATCGGCGTCTGGCCCCTGCTGCTCAAAGCCGTCGCCAGTACCCGTCTCGGCGAGCCCTTCACCATCAATACCCTGATCAGCGTGGCCGCCATCGGTGCCGTCGCCATTGGGGAAGCCGCTGAAGGCGCGCTCGTGGTCTTCCTGTTCGCGATTGGCGAACTGCTGGAGAACGTCGCCGCCGGCCGCGCCCGGGCCGGCATTCAGGCCCTGGCCGCGCTGGCCCCCAAAACCGCCCTGCTTCTGAGCGGCACCCAGACCCAGGAAGTCCCCGTCGAATCACTGCAGGTGGGTCAACTCGTCCGGGTGCAGCCCGGGGGCCGCGTCCCCGCTGACGGCACCATCACGGAAGGCAACTCCAACCTGGACGACAGCCCTGTGACTGGTGAAAGCGTCCCCGTCCACAAGAGCACGGGAGACCAGGTCTACGCCGGCAGCATCAACACGGACGGGGTGCTCACCGTGCGGGTGGACAGGGGCGCGTCGGACAACACGATCGCCCGCATCATCCATCTGGTCGAGGAAGCTGAAAGCAGCAAAGCACCCACCGCCCGCTTCCTCGACCGCTTTTCCCGCTGGTACACCCCGGCAGCCATGGCCGTGGCCTTCCTGTTCGCTGTCATTCCGCCCCTGTTGTTCGGACAGGACTGGAATGAATGGATCTACAAAGGTGTGGCACTTCTCCTGATCGCCTGCCCCTGCGCCCTGGTGCTCAGCGTGCCCGCCGCCGTCACGAGCGGCATCAGTGCCGGCGCCCGGCAGGGCCTACTGATCAAGGGCGGCGCCGCGCTCGAAACCATCGGCAGCGTGAACACCATTGCGTTTGATAAGACTGGCACCCTCACCGAGAACAAGCCTCAGGTCACGGACGTCATTCCCCTGAGTGCTTCAGAACAGGACGTGGTCACCCTGGCCGCCGCCGTGGAAACCGGCAGCGCCCACCCCCTGGCCAAAGCCATCCTGGACCGGGCAAAAGGGCAGACCATCCTCACCGCCGAGAATGCCCGCGCCATTCCCGGCAAAGCCGTGACGGCGACGGTGGGTGGCCGCACGCTGGCCGTCGGCTCTCCCCGGTACGCGCAGGAGTTGGCGCCGGTGGCGCCGGACGTGCTCGGGCGCATCGAAGTGTTGGAACATCAGGGCAAAACGGTCGTGGTGCTGCTCGACGGTGCGGCGCCCCTGGGTCTCCTGGCGATTCGTGACGAGCCCCGTGCGCATGCCAAGGCCGCCATCGCGAAACTCACCGCTCTGGGCGTGCGCTCGGTCATGCTGACCGGCGACAACGCCCGCACGGGCCACGCGATCGCGGGTGACCTTGGACTGGACGTCGAAGCAGAACTGATGCCGGAAGACAAACTCCGGCGCATCGCGGAACTCAAGAGAAGCGGCAAGGTCGCCATGGTCGGGGACGGCATCAACGACGCACCTGCCCTCGCTCAGAGCGATGTGGGCATCGCCATGGGCGGCGGAACCGACGTGGCACTAGAAACAGCGGATGCTGCCCTGCTGCGCCACAGTGTCATGGGCGTGAGTGACCTCGTGCAGCTCTCCCGTGCGGTCATGACCAACATCCGCCAGAACGTCACGTTCGCCTTAGGCCTCAAGGCCATCTTCTTGGTGACCACCCTGCTCGGCATCACGGGACTGTGGCCCGCCATCCTCAGCGACACCGGTGCAACCGTCCTCGTGACTGCCAACGCCCTGCGCCTGCTGCGCTTCCGTCCCAGCTGA
- a CDS encoding cation transporter: MSEDRDDEGHNLDASQAADRRILWLVLLINLGQSLAGVTVGVWASSTAVIGAALDNLADASVYGVSLYAVGRTPAIKVRAARLSGWLLIGLSVLLLVEVLRRFFGGEAAIGPAMMAMAAVNAALNLVCLHLLKRHQGEDVNFKASAIFTNNDSIVNLAIVLSGALVLWLDSNLPDLILGVIVAGIAANGGREILAEAAEAGERSNANSA, translated from the coding sequence ATGAGTGAAGACCGAGACGATGAAGGCCACAACCTCGACGCGAGTCAGGCCGCAGACCGCCGGATCCTGTGGCTGGTGCTGTTGATCAATCTTGGACAGTCCTTGGCGGGCGTGACGGTGGGCGTCTGGGCGTCATCCACCGCCGTGATTGGGGCGGCCCTCGATAATCTGGCCGACGCGTCGGTGTACGGCGTCAGCTTGTACGCCGTGGGCCGGACTCCGGCCATCAAGGTGCGTGCAGCCCGGTTGTCCGGATGGTTGCTGATTGGTCTATCGGTTCTTCTGCTTGTCGAAGTGCTGCGGCGGTTCTTTGGGGGTGAGGCCGCGATTGGCCCCGCGATGATGGCGATGGCAGCGGTGAACGCGGCGCTCAATCTGGTCTGTCTGCACCTGCTGAAGCGGCACCAGGGCGAGGATGTTAATTTCAAGGCGTCAGCGATCTTTACCAACAATGACTCCATCGTGAATCTGGCGATTGTGTTGTCCGGCGCACTGGTGCTGTGGCTGGACTCGAATCTGCCGGACTTGATTCTGGGCGTCATCGTGGCGGGCATTGCAGCCAACGGTGGCCGCGAAATCCTGGCGGAAGCGGCGGAGGCAGGTGAACGGTCAAATGCCAATTCGGCGTGA
- a CDS encoding ArsR/SmtB family transcription factor, whose translation MTTTPDVKADRAADCEIHCVHPDAVARVEAQLPNDALIERITSLTKVISDPTRLRILSALALEELCVCDLAIIADINESTMSHQLRHLRALRLVTFKKVGRIAYYRLASPHVTRLIADVTEHAQAM comes from the coding sequence ATGACGACCACGCCTGACGTGAAAGCCGACCGCGCCGCCGACTGCGAAATTCACTGCGTTCACCCGGACGCGGTGGCGCGGGTGGAAGCGCAACTGCCGAACGACGCGCTGATTGAGCGGATCACGAGCCTGACGAAGGTCATCTCAGACCCCACGCGCCTGCGCATCCTCTCGGCCCTCGCGCTGGAGGAGTTGTGCGTGTGTGATCTGGCGATCATCGCGGACATCAACGAATCCACCATGAGCCACCAGTTGCGTCACCTGCGCGCTTTGAGGCTGGTGACCTTCAAGAAGGTGGGCCGCATCGCCTACTACCGACTGGCGAGCCCCCACGTCACGCGACTGATCGCGGACGTGACGGAGCACGCTCAGGCCATGTAA
- a CDS encoding glutaredoxin family protein: MTSLKTVTVYTVPGCASCEAIKRFLAARQVPYTEKNVREDSAALAEMQARANVRIAPVTLIGDQAFFGTFDDQRPLLETALRDNDA, encoded by the coding sequence ATGACCTCTCTGAAAACCGTCACCGTCTACACGGTACCGGGGTGTGCGTCCTGTGAAGCGATTAAACGCTTTCTGGCGGCACGTCAGGTGCCCTATACCGAGAAAAACGTCCGTGAAGATTCGGCGGCCCTCGCGGAGATGCAGGCGAGAGCGAACGTCCGTATTGCCCCAGTCACCTTGATCGGTGATCAGGCCTTTTTCGGTACCTTTGACGATCAGCGCCCGTTGCTGGAGACCGCCCTGCGAGACAATGACGCATGA
- the lspA gene encoding signal peptidase II, giving the protein MAVRLVGRRSYWPAYLIGAVVCILLDQALKLWTVQTFAEGEFRNFIPGVLSLGLVYNTGAAWSLFSGAALPLAALRLVVGAGLLVYLVRRPVPPLMGVALTLVASGALSNALDGWRLGKVVDTLSSHTFSFVTRLMGQGNFPIFNLADVWVVSGVLLIVLLSFRTKRSPSASASERGDHA; this is encoded by the coding sequence GTGGCGGTAAGGTTAGTTGGTCGCCGGTCGTACTGGCCCGCGTATCTGATCGGGGCAGTGGTGTGCATCCTGCTGGATCAGGCACTGAAGCTCTGGACCGTGCAGACCTTTGCAGAGGGTGAGTTCCGGAATTTCATTCCAGGGGTGCTGAGCCTGGGCCTGGTGTACAACACGGGCGCTGCGTGGAGCCTATTCTCTGGCGCGGCCCTGCCACTGGCCGCCTTGCGCCTCGTGGTGGGGGCCGGGCTGCTCGTGTATCTCGTGCGCCGTCCCGTGCCTCCACTCATGGGCGTGGCTCTGACGCTCGTGGCCAGCGGCGCCCTGAGCAACGCCCTAGACGGCTGGCGTCTGGGAAAAGTGGTGGACACCCTGTCGTCCCACACCTTCTCGTTCGTCACGCGCCTGATGGGACAGGGCAACTTCCCGATCTTCAACCTCGCGGACGTGTGGGTGGTGTCGGGGGTATTGCTGATCGTGTTGCTGAGCTTCCGGACCAAGCGCAGCCCATCAGCCTCGGCTTCAGAACGAGGTGACCACGCATGA